One genomic segment of Arachis duranensis cultivar V14167 chromosome 4, aradu.V14167.gnm2.J7QH, whole genome shotgun sequence includes these proteins:
- the LOC107484890 gene encoding uncharacterized protein LOC107484890 isoform X1 yields the protein MGVDYYKILDVDRNAKDDDLKKAYRKLAMKWHPDKNPNNKKDAEAKFKQISEAYDILSDPQKRAVYDQYGEEGLKGQVPPPGGGSDSSSANFQFNPRSADDIFSEFFGFSSSFGGMGDMGGRAGASSFSRGGMFGDDIFSQFRSGAGEGSAHMPRKSAPIEIILQCSLEDLYKGTSKKMKISRDVIDANGKPTKVEEILTIEIKPGWKKGTKITFPAKGNEQRGHIPADLVFIIDEKPHSVFKRDGNDLVFTQKVSLVEALTGYTVQLTTLDGRNLTIPVNSIVSPSYEEVVKGEGMPIPKEPSKKGNLRIKFNIKFPSRLTSEQKNGIKRLLTSYSST from the exons ATGGGTGTCGACTACTACAAGATTCTTGATGTCGATAGAAACGCTAAAGACGATGATCTCAAGAAGGCGTATCGAAAGCTTGCAATGAAGTGGCACCCTGATAAGAACCCTAACAACAAGAAGGACGCTGAAGCCAAATTCAAGCAAATCTCTGAAGCCTATGAT ATTTTGAGTGATCCTCAGAAGCGTGCAGTTTATGATCAGTATGGTGAGGAGGGGCTGAAGGGGCAGGTACCACCACCAGGTGGTGGCAGTGACAGCAGTTCTGCGAATTTCCAGTTCAATCCCAGAAGTGCAGATGATATATTTTCGGAGTTCTTTGGTTTCTCCAGTTCATTTGGTGGAATGGGGGACATGGGTGGTCGTGCTGGCGCATCTAGCTTTTCCAGGGGCGGCATGTTTGGTGATGATATCTTTTCTCAGTTTAGGAGTGGAGCTGGAGAGGGCTCTGCCCATATGCCAAGGAAAAGTGCACCAATAGAGATAATATTGCAATGTAGCTTGGAGGATTTGTATAAAGGGACATCGAAAAAGATGAAGATTTCGAGGGATGTTATTGATGCCAATGG AAAGCCCACCAAAGTAGAGGAAATCCTTACAATTGAGATCAAGCCAGGTTGGAAGAAAGGAACAAAAATAACTTTTCCAGCGAAGGGAAATGAGCAAAGAGGACATATCCCCGCAGACCTTGTGTTCATCATCGACGAGAAGCCGCATAGTGTCTTCAAGAGGGATGGCAATGATCTTGTTTTCACCCAGAAGGTATCCCTTGTAGAAGCTCTAACAGGTTACACGGTGCAGCTGACAACCCTTGACGGCCGAAACCTTACCATCCCCGTTAATTCAATCGTTAGTCCGTCTTACGAAGAAGTCGTTAAAGGAGAGGGCATGCCAATTCCTAAAGAACCCTCCAAGAAAGGTAACTTGCGAATCAAGTTCAACATCAAGTTCCCGTCCAGGCTTACATCCGAGCAGAAAAACGGCATTAAGCGATTATTGACATCATATTCGTCTACATGA
- the LOC107484890 gene encoding uncharacterized protein LOC107484890 isoform X2 — MMSANILSDPQKRAVYDQYGEEGLKGQVPPPGGGSDSSSANFQFNPRSADDIFSEFFGFSSSFGGMGDMGGRAGASSFSRGGMFGDDIFSQFRSGAGEGSAHMPRKSAPIEIILQCSLEDLYKGTSKKMKISRDVIDANGKPTKVEEILTIEIKPGWKKGTKITFPAKGNEQRGHIPADLVFIIDEKPHSVFKRDGNDLVFTQKVSLVEALTGYTVQLTTLDGRNLTIPVNSIVSPSYEEVVKGEGMPIPKEPSKKGNLRIKFNIKFPSRLTSEQKNGIKRLLTSYSST, encoded by the exons ATGATGTCTGCAAAT ATTTTGAGTGATCCTCAGAAGCGTGCAGTTTATGATCAGTATGGTGAGGAGGGGCTGAAGGGGCAGGTACCACCACCAGGTGGTGGCAGTGACAGCAGTTCTGCGAATTTCCAGTTCAATCCCAGAAGTGCAGATGATATATTTTCGGAGTTCTTTGGTTTCTCCAGTTCATTTGGTGGAATGGGGGACATGGGTGGTCGTGCTGGCGCATCTAGCTTTTCCAGGGGCGGCATGTTTGGTGATGATATCTTTTCTCAGTTTAGGAGTGGAGCTGGAGAGGGCTCTGCCCATATGCCAAGGAAAAGTGCACCAATAGAGATAATATTGCAATGTAGCTTGGAGGATTTGTATAAAGGGACATCGAAAAAGATGAAGATTTCGAGGGATGTTATTGATGCCAATGG AAAGCCCACCAAAGTAGAGGAAATCCTTACAATTGAGATCAAGCCAGGTTGGAAGAAAGGAACAAAAATAACTTTTCCAGCGAAGGGAAATGAGCAAAGAGGACATATCCCCGCAGACCTTGTGTTCATCATCGACGAGAAGCCGCATAGTGTCTTCAAGAGGGATGGCAATGATCTTGTTTTCACCCAGAAGGTATCCCTTGTAGAAGCTCTAACAGGTTACACGGTGCAGCTGACAACCCTTGACGGCCGAAACCTTACCATCCCCGTTAATTCAATCGTTAGTCCGTCTTACGAAGAAGTCGTTAAAGGAGAGGGCATGCCAATTCCTAAAGAACCCTCCAAGAAAGGTAACTTGCGAATCAAGTTCAACATCAAGTTCCCGTCCAGGCTTACATCCGAGCAGAAAAACGGCATTAAGCGATTATTGACATCATATTCGTCTACATGA
- the LOC107484889 gene encoding PHD finger protein ALFIN-LIKE 2 — MEMSSSPRTVEEIFKDYSARRTAVVRALTQDVDEFYGLCDPDKENLCLYGHPNESWEVTLPAEEVPPELPEPALGINFARDGMNRRDWLSLVAVHSDSWLLSVAFYLGARLNRNERKRLFSLINDLPTVFEVVTDRKPSKDKPTVDSGSKSRGSTKRSSDGQVKSNPKFADEGYEEDEDEHSETLCGSCGGNYNADEFWIGCDICERWFHGKCVKITPAKAESIKQYKCPSCNMRRGRP; from the exons ATGGAAATGTCTTCGAGCCCTCGCACCGTTGAAGAGATCTTCAAGGACTACAGCGCTCGTAGAACCGCTGTTGTTCGTGCACTCACTCAAG ATGTTGATGAATTTTACGGCCTCTGTGATCCAG ACAAGGAGAACTTGTGCCTTTATGGACATCCAAATGAATCATGGGAAGTAACTCTGCCAGCAGAGGAGGTTCCACCAGAGCTTCCTGAGCCAGCGCTTGGAATCAATTTTGCTAGAGATGGCATGAACCGCAGGGACTGGCTTTCTTTGGTTGCGGTTCACAGTGACTCGTGGCTGCTTTCTGTGGCCTTCTATCTTGGAGCTCGTCTTAACCGCAATGAGAG GAAGCGTTTATTTAGCTTGATCAATGATCTTCCCACTGTTTTTGAGGTTGTGACTGACAGAAAACCAAGCAAGGACAAGCCCACTGTGGATAGTGGGAGCAAATCTCGGGGAAGCACCAAG AGATCAAGTGATGGGCAAGTTAAAAGCAACCCAAAGTTTGCAGATGAGGGTTacgaagaggatgaagatgagcACAGCGAAACCCTCTGTGGTAGCTGTGGTGGAAATTACAACGCAGATGAATTCTGGATTGGCTGTGATATTTGTGAGAGATGGTTCCATGGGAAATGTGTGAAGATTACCCCGGCAAAGGCTGAGAGCATAAAGCAATACAAATGCCCATCATGCAACATGAGGCGGGGCAGGCCCTAG
- the LOC107484874 gene encoding uncharacterized protein LOC107484874 has translation MRHREVYEWFVRKCNVNLNSTCITRALKATRKVVEGDEIAKYGLVWDYANELLTSNPGSTVQVAVIPMPEGPPQFEILYVYLDACKKGFKAGCRPMIRLDGTFLKTLQGDQILTACVQDANNHIFVFAYAIMDVENKDNWKWFLDLLQSDLGNYNDNKLCIISDMQKAWQYLEKWPKEAWTKAYFNEDPKNDNICNNACESFNTKIKHERTKPIFKHERTKPILTLAEEVRRIIMKSMVDNKLKLSTYQGILPPVQQSGLKVMTKLSSHWAPQWCGNDKEELFEVHGWPTNMVVDLEKHTCSCTF, from the exons ATGAGACATCGTGAAGTGTATGAGTGGTTTGTCAGGAAGTGTAATGTAAATCTGAATAGCACCTGCATCACTAGAGCATTGAAAGCTACTAGGAAAGTGGTAGAGGGGGATGAAATTGCTAAGTATGGGTTAGTATGGGACTATGCTAATGAATTGTTGACAAGTAATCCCGGGTCTACAGTTCAAGTTGCTGTAATCCCGATGCCAGAGGGTCCTCCTCAATTTGAGATATTATATGTGTATCTTGATGCATGTAAAAAAGGTTTTAAAGCTGGGTGTAGACCGATGATTAGATTGGATGGGACTTTTCTTAAGACCCTGCAGGGTGACCAAATATTGACTGCGTGTGTTCAAGATGCCAACAATCACATCTTTGTCTTTGCCTATGCAATTATGGATGTAGAAAATAAAGACAACTGGAAATGGTTTCTGGATCTGTTGCAGTCAGACCTTGGCAACTACAATGATAACAAGTTGTGCATCATTTCAGACATGCAGAAG GCTTGGCAGTATCTTGAAAAGTGGCCAAAGGAAGCTTGGACGAAAGCGTACTTCAATGAGGATCCTAAGAATGACAACATTTGCAACAATGCTTGTGAATCATTTAATACTAAAATCAAGCATGAAAGGACCAAGCCTATTTTCAAGCATGAAAGGACCAAGCCTATTTTGACTTTGGCTGAAGAGGTGAGAAGAATAATCATGAAGAGCATGGTCGATAACAAACTCAAGTTGAGCACTTATCAAGGAATTTTACCCCCGGTTCAACAAAGCGGACTAAAAGTCATGACAAAGTTATCTAGTCACTGGGCTCCCCAATGGTGTGGGAATGATAAAGAGGAATTATTTGAAGTTCATGGCTGGCCCACAAACATGGTGGTGGACTTGGAAAAGCACACTTGCAGTTGTACGTTCTGA
- the LOC107484884 gene encoding myb family transcription factor PHL7, with translation MYLGKHHPPCQNMVLGLRPQKKRAVMGSTRSDGSANGKERLRWTHELHDRFVHAVNRLGGPDRATPKGILKGMKAMGVSDLSIYHVKSHLQKYRISKLIPESTSKGKPEKRSISNTLPNFSSTCALQLKEILQIQREVRNRLSDQAEVQRRLKQKIEAQEKYLDRIGQSHESRTTITRKSSKPSSFCATNNNNNKHLPSLSEESESIIETHPEEVVEEEEEHQSCSKRQRVVIDEHVFPSSFELELESSTTTEFIDQSWNLSWSQLAAACESPLMPGFLL, from the exons ATGTACCTTGGAAAACATCACCCTCCTTG TCAGAACATGGTCTTGGGCCTCAGACCCCAAAAGAAAAGAGCAGTTATGGGTTCCACTCGCTCAGATGGCTCTGCCAATGGCAAAGAACGCCTACGCTGGACACACGAACTCCATGATCGCTTTGTGCACGCTGTAAATAGGCTTGGGGGCCCTGATA GGGCAACACCAAAGGGTATATTGAAGGGGATGAAGGCCATGGGTGTTTCTGATCTCAGCATTTATCATGTCAAAAGTCACTTGCAG AAATACCGGATCTCCAAATTGATTCCAGAGTCTACCTCAA AAGGAAAGCCTGAGAAGAGAAGCATATCAAATACACTGCCAAATTTCAGTTCTACATG TGCTCTTCAGCTGAAGGAAATTCTTCAAATTCAGAGGGAGGTGCGAAACCGCTTGAGTGATCAAGCAGAG GTTCAGAGAAGGTTGAAGCAAAAAATTGAAGCACAAGAGAAATACCTTGATAGAATTGGACAAAGCCATGAAAGCAGAACAACAATCACTAGAAAATCTTCCAAGCCATCATCATTTTGTgctacaaataataataataataaacatctcccttctctctctgaGGAATCAGAATCTATTATTGAGACACACCCTGAAGAAgtagtagaagaagaggaagagcaTCAATCATGTTCCAAAAGACAAAGGGTAGTAATAGATGAACATGTTTTTCCATCAAGCTTTGAACTTGAACTAGAATCATCCACCACCACAGAATTCATTGATCAATCATGGAATCTTTCATGGAGTCAACTTGCAGCTGCATGTGAATCACCTTTGATGCCAGGATTCTTATTATAA